A window of Columba livia isolate bColLiv1 breed racing homer unplaced genomic scaffold, bColLiv1.pat.W.v2 Scaffold_140, whole genome shotgun sequence contains these coding sequences:
- the LOC135577805 gene encoding olfactory receptor 14A16-like, whose product MSNSSSITQFLLLPFTDTRELQLLHFWLFLGIYLAALLGNGLIITTIAWDQHLHTPMYFFLLNLALLDLGCISTTVPKSMANSLWDSRAISYLGCATQLFLFLFLITAEFYLLTVMSYDRYVAICKPLHYGTLLGSRACVHMAAAAWATGFLNALLHTANTFSLPLCKGNALGQFFCEIPQILKLSCSHSYLRELGLIVISACLGFTCFVFIVVSYVQILRAVLRIPSEQGRHKAFSTCLPHLAVVSLFLSTGVFAYLKPPSISSPSLDMVVSLLYSVVPPAVNPLIYSMRNQELKDALWKLISYNFLKH is encoded by the coding sequence atgtccaacagcagctctatcacccagttcctcctcctgccgttcacagacacacgggagctgcagctcttgcacttctggctcttcctgggcatctacctggctgccctcctgggcaacggcctcatcatcaccaccatagcctgggaccagcacctccacacccccatgtacttcttcctgctcaacctcgccctcctcgacctgggctgcatctccaccactgtccccaagtccatggccaattccctctgggattccagggccatctcatacttgggatgtgcgacacagctctttttgtttctcttcttgattacagcagagttttatctcctcaccgtcatgtcgtacgaccgctacgttgccatctgcaaacccctgcactacgggaccctcctgggcagcagagcttgtgtccacatggcagcagctgcctgggccactgggtttctcaatgctctgctgcacacggccaatacattttcactgcccctgtgcaagggcaatgccctgggtcagttcttctgtgaaatcccccagatcctcaagctctcctgctcacactcctacctcagggaacttgggcttattgtgatcagtgcctgtttaggttttacgtgttttgtgttcattgtggtgtcctatgtgcagatcttgagggccgtgctgaggatcccctctgagcagggacggcacaaagccttttccacctgcctccctcacctggccgtggtctccctgttcctcagcactggtgtgtttgcctacctgaagcccccctccatttcttccccatccctggacatgGTGGTGTCtcttctgtactcggtggtgcctccagcagtgaaccccctcatctacagcatgaggaaccaggagctcaaggatgccttgtggaaactcatatcttacaATTTCCTAAAGCATtaa
- the LOC135577813 gene encoding olfactory receptor 14J1-like, with translation MRNSMFIFLREVFHNMSLSFPPCTGPHAHRQPMSNSSSITQFLLLPFTDTRELQLLHFWLFLGIYLAALLGNGLIITTIAWDQHLHTPMYFFLLNLALLDLGSISTTVPKSMANSFWDTRAISYSGCVAQLFSFSFLITAEYSMLTVMSYDRYVAICKPLHYGTLLGSRACVHMAAAAWATGFLNALLHMANTFSLPLCKGNALGQFFCEIPQILKLSCSHSYLRELGLIVFSACLVFMCFVFIILSYVQIFRAVLRIPSEQGRHKAFSTCLPHLAVVSLFVSTAMFAYMKPPSISSPSLDLVVSVLYSVVPPAVNPLIYSMRNQELKDALWKLISYNFLKH, from the coding sequence atgagaaacagcatgtttatttttctcagagaaGTCTTCCACAACatgtcactgtcttttcctccttgcacaggtcctcatgcccacaggcagccaatgtccaacagcagctccatcacccagttcctcctcctgccgttcacagacacacgggagctgcagctcttgcacttctggctcttcctgggcatctacctggctgccctcctgggcaacggcctcatcatcaccaccatagcctgggaccagcacctccacacccccatgtacttcttcctgctcaacctcgccctcctcgacctgggctccatctccaccactgtgcccaaatccatggccaattccttctgggacaccagggccatctcatactcaGGATGTGTTGCACAGCTCTTTTCGTTTTCcttcttgatcacagcagagtattCTATGCTCACAGTCATGTcttacgaccgctacgttgccatctgcaaacccctgcactacgggaccctcctgggcagcagagcttgtgtccacatggcagcagctgcctgggccactgggtttctcaatgctctgctgcacatggccaatacattttcactgcccctgtgcaagggcaatgccctgggccagttcttctgtgaaatcccccagatcctcaagctctcctgctcacactcctacctcagggaacttgggcttattgtGTTTAGTGCCTGTttagttttcatgtgttttgttttcatcatcctgtcctatgtgcagatcttcagggccgtgctgaggatcccctctgagcagggacggcacaaagccttttccacctgcctccctcacctggccgtggtctccctgtttgtcagcactgccatgtttgcctacatgaagcccccctccatctcttccccatccctggacctggtggtgtctgttctgtactcagtggtgcctccagcagtgaaccccctcatctacagcatgaggaaccaggagctcaaggatgccttgtggaaactcatatcttacaATTTCCTAAAGCATtaa